In Rattus norvegicus strain BN/NHsdMcwi chromosome 3, GRCr8, whole genome shotgun sequence, a genomic segment contains:
- the Zer1 gene encoding protein zer-1 homolog isoform X8, which yields MSSTRSCGSANDLVTIGVHSCPCGPLLPSPDMASDTPESLMALCTDFCLRNLDGTLGYLLDKETLRLHPDIFLPSEICDQLVNEYVELVSAACTFEPHETFFSLFSDPRSTRLTRIHLREDLVQDQDLEAIRKQDLVELYLTNCEKLSAKSLQTLRSFSHSLVSLSLFGCANIFYEEDNPGGCEDECLVNPTCQVLVKDFTFEGFSRLRFLNLGRMIDGIPVESLLRPLNSLTALDLSGIQTSDATFLTQWKDSLMSLVLYNMDLSDDHIRVIVQLHKLRHLDISRDRLSSYYKFKLTRKVLSLLVQKLGNLMSLDISGHMILENCSISKTDEEAGQTSTEPSKSSIMPFRALKRPLQFLGLFETSLCRLTHIPAYKVSGDKNEEQVLNAIEAYTEHRPEITSRAINLLFDIARIERCNQLLRALKLVITALKCHKYDKNIQVTGSAALFYLTNSEYRSEQSVKLRRQVIQVVLNGMESYQEVQRNCCLTLCNFSIPEELEFQYRRVNELLLGILSPTRQDESIQRIAVHLCNALVCQVDNDHKEAVGKMGFVVTMLKLIQKKLLDKTCDQVMEFSWSALWNITDETPDNCEMFLNFNGMKLFLDCLKEFPEKQELHRNMLGLLGNVAEVKGLRPQLMTSQFISVFSNLLESKADGIEVSYNACGVLSHIMFDGPEAWGVCEPQRAEVEERMWAAIQSWDINSRRNINYRSFEPILRLLPQGISPVSQHWATWALYNLVSVYPDKYCPLLIKEGGMPLLRDLIKMVTARQETKEMARKVIEHCSNFREENMDTSR from the exons atgtcATCTACTAGAA GCTGCGGCTCTGCCAATGATCTTGTGACTATTGGAGTCCATAGTTGCCCTTGTGGGCCCTTGCTGCCTTCTCCCGACATGGCGTCTGACACACCCGAGTCCCTCATGGCCCTCTGTACTGACTTCTGTCTCCGGAATCTCGATGGCACCCTGGGCTACCTGCTGGACAAGGAGACCCTGCGGCTGCATCCAGACATCTTCTTGCCTAGTGAAATCTGTGACCAGCTGGTCAATGA GTATGTGGAGCTGGTCAGTGCGGCCTGCACTTTCGAACCACATGAGACCTTCTTCAGCCTCTTCTCAGACCCCCGCAGCACGCGGCTCACTCGCATCCACCTCCGTGAGGACCTGGTGCAAGACCAGGACCTGGAAGCGATTCGAAAGCAG GACCTGGTGGAGCTGTACCTGACCAACTGCGAGAAGCTGTCCGCCAAGAGCCTGCAGACGCTGCGGAGCTTCAGCCACAGTCTGGTGTCCTTGAGCCTCTTCGGATGTGCCAACATCTTCTACGAGGAGGACAACCCGGGCGGCTGTGAGGATGAGTGCCTGGTCAACCCCACCTGCCAGGTGCTGGTCAAGGACTTCACCTTTGAGGGCTTCAGCCGCCTGCGCTTCCTCAACCTGGGCCGCATGATCGACGGCATCCCCGTGGAGTCACTGCTTCGGCCACTCAACTCCCTGACTGCCTTGGACCTCTCAGGCATCCAGACAAGCGACGCCACTTTCCTAACACAGTGGAAGGACAGTCTGATGTCCCTTGTGCTCTACAACATGGACCTTTCAGACGACCACATCCGTGTCATTGTCCAGCTGCACAAGCTGCG CCACCTGGACATCTCCCGAGACCGCCTCTCCAGCTACTACAAGTTCAAGCTGACTCGGAAGGTGCTCAGCCTCCTGGTGCAGAAGCTGGGGAATCTGATGTCACTAGACATCTCTGGTCACATGATCCTGGAGAACTGCAGCATCTCCAAGACAGATGAGGAGGCAGGGCAGACCAG CACCGAGCCATCCAAGAGCAGCATCATGCCTTTTCGGGCTCTGAAGAGGCCACTGCAGTTCCTTGGGCTCTTTGAGACCTCCTTGTGTCGTCTCACACACATTCCAGCCTACAAA GTAAGTGGTGACAAAAATGAAGAGCAGGTGCTGAACGCCATCGAGGCCTACACAGAGCACCGGCCTGAGATCACTTCCAGGGCCATCAACCTGCTGTTTGACATTGCACGCATTGAACGCTGCAACCAGCTTCTGCGCGCCCTGAAG CTGGTCATCACAGCCCTCAAGTGTCACAAGTATGACAAGAACATTCAAGTGACTGGCAGTGCCGCTCTCTTCTACCTGACCAACTCTGAGTACCGCTCAGAGCAGAGCGTCAAGCTGCGCCGGCAGGTCATCCAGGTGGTGCTGAATGGCATGGAGTCCTACCAGGAG GTGCAGCGGAACTGCTGTCTGACCCTCTGCAACTTCAGCATCCCCGAGGAGCTGGAGTTCCAGTACCGCCGCGTGAACGAGCTCCTGCTTGGCATCCTCAGCCCCACCCGCCAGGACGAGTCGATCCAGCGTATCGCTGTGCACTTGTGCAATGCCCTCGTCTGCCAGGTGGACAATGATCACAAGGAGGCTGTGGGCAAGATGGGCTTCGTCGTG ACCATGTTGAAGCTGATCCAGAAGAAGCTGCTGGACAAGACG TGTGACCAGGTCATGGAGTTCTCCTGGAGCGCTCTGTGGAACATCACGGATGAGACTCCAGACAACTGTGAGATGTTCCTTAACTTCAACGGCATGAAGCTCTTTCTCGACTGCCTGAAG GAGTTCCCAGAGAAGCAGGAGCTACACCGGAACATGCTCGGGCTCTTGGGGAATGTGGCAGAGGTGAAGGGGCTGCGGCCTCAGCTGATGACCTCTCAGTTCATCAGCGTCTTCAG CAACCTGCTGGAAAGCAAGGCCGATGGCATTGAGGTTTCTTACAATGCCTGTGGTGTCCTATCCCACATCATGTTTGATGGGCCTGAAGCCTGGGGTGTCTGTGAACCCCAGCGGGCAGAGGTGGAGGAGCGTATGTGGGCGGCCATCCAGAGCTGGGATATCAACTCCCGAAGGAATATCAACTACAG GTCCTTTGAGCCGATCCTCCGCCTCCTTCCCCAGGGCATCTCTCCAGTCAGCCAGCACTGGGCCACCTGGGCCCTGTACAACCTCGTGTCTGTCTACC CTGACAAGTACTGCCCCCTGCTGATTAAGGAAGGCGGGATGCCCCTGCTGAGGGACTTGATCAAGATGGTTACTGCCCGGCAGGAAACCAAGGAGATGGCCCG CAAGGTGATTGAGCACTGCAGTAACTTTAGAGAGGAGAACATGGACACGTCCAGATAG
- the Zer1 gene encoding protein zer-1 homolog isoform X2, with the protein MARDPAGCCGSANDLVTIGVHSCPCGPLLPSPDMASDTPESLMALCTDFCLRNLDGTLGYLLDKETLRLHPDIFLPSEICDQLVNEYVELVSAACTFEPHETFFSLFSDPRSTRLTRIHLREDLVQDQDLEAIRKQDLVELYLTNCEKLSAKSLQTLRSFSHSLVSLSLFGCANIFYEEDNPGGCEDECLVNPTCQVLVKDFTFEGFSRLRFLNLGRMIDGIPVESLLRPLNSLTALDLSGIQTSDATFLTQWKDSLMSLVLYNMDLSDDHIRVIVQLHKLRHLDISRDRLSSYYKFKLTRKVLSLLVQKLGNLMSLDISGHMILENCSISKTDEEAGQTSTEPSKSSIMPFRALKRPLQFLGLFETSLCRLTHIPAYKVSGDKNEEQVLNAIEAYTEHRPEITSRAINLLFDIARIERCNQLLRALKLVITALKCHKYDKNIQVTGSAALFYLTNSEYRSEQSVKLRRQVIQVVLNGMESYQEVTVQRNCCLTLCNFSIPEELEFQYRRVNELLLGILSPTRQDESIQRIAVHLCNALVCQVDNDHKEAVGKMGFVVTMLKLIQKKLLDKTCDQVMEFSWSALWNITDETPDNCEMFLNFNGMKLFLDCLKEFPEKQELHRNMLGLLGNVAEVKGLRPQLMTSQFISVFSNLLESKADGIEVSYNACGVLSHIMFDGPEAWGVCEPQRAEVEERMWAAIQSWDINSRRNINYRSFEPILRLLPQGISPVSQHWATWALYNLVSVYPDKYCPLLIKEGGMPLLRDLIKMVTARQETKEMARKVIEHCSNFREENMDTSR; encoded by the exons ATGGCCCGTGATCCCGCTGGCT GCTGCGGCTCTGCCAATGATCTTGTGACTATTGGAGTCCATAGTTGCCCTTGTGGGCCCTTGCTGCCTTCTCCCGACATGGCGTCTGACACACCCGAGTCCCTCATGGCCCTCTGTACTGACTTCTGTCTCCGGAATCTCGATGGCACCCTGGGCTACCTGCTGGACAAGGAGACCCTGCGGCTGCATCCAGACATCTTCTTGCCTAGTGAAATCTGTGACCAGCTGGTCAATGA GTATGTGGAGCTGGTCAGTGCGGCCTGCACTTTCGAACCACATGAGACCTTCTTCAGCCTCTTCTCAGACCCCCGCAGCACGCGGCTCACTCGCATCCACCTCCGTGAGGACCTGGTGCAAGACCAGGACCTGGAAGCGATTCGAAAGCAG GACCTGGTGGAGCTGTACCTGACCAACTGCGAGAAGCTGTCCGCCAAGAGCCTGCAGACGCTGCGGAGCTTCAGCCACAGTCTGGTGTCCTTGAGCCTCTTCGGATGTGCCAACATCTTCTACGAGGAGGACAACCCGGGCGGCTGTGAGGATGAGTGCCTGGTCAACCCCACCTGCCAGGTGCTGGTCAAGGACTTCACCTTTGAGGGCTTCAGCCGCCTGCGCTTCCTCAACCTGGGCCGCATGATCGACGGCATCCCCGTGGAGTCACTGCTTCGGCCACTCAACTCCCTGACTGCCTTGGACCTCTCAGGCATCCAGACAAGCGACGCCACTTTCCTAACACAGTGGAAGGACAGTCTGATGTCCCTTGTGCTCTACAACATGGACCTTTCAGACGACCACATCCGTGTCATTGTCCAGCTGCACAAGCTGCG CCACCTGGACATCTCCCGAGACCGCCTCTCCAGCTACTACAAGTTCAAGCTGACTCGGAAGGTGCTCAGCCTCCTGGTGCAGAAGCTGGGGAATCTGATGTCACTAGACATCTCTGGTCACATGATCCTGGAGAACTGCAGCATCTCCAAGACAGATGAGGAGGCAGGGCAGACCAG CACCGAGCCATCCAAGAGCAGCATCATGCCTTTTCGGGCTCTGAAGAGGCCACTGCAGTTCCTTGGGCTCTTTGAGACCTCCTTGTGTCGTCTCACACACATTCCAGCCTACAAA GTAAGTGGTGACAAAAATGAAGAGCAGGTGCTGAACGCCATCGAGGCCTACACAGAGCACCGGCCTGAGATCACTTCCAGGGCCATCAACCTGCTGTTTGACATTGCACGCATTGAACGCTGCAACCAGCTTCTGCGCGCCCTGAAG CTGGTCATCACAGCCCTCAAGTGTCACAAGTATGACAAGAACATTCAAGTGACTGGCAGTGCCGCTCTCTTCTACCTGACCAACTCTGAGTACCGCTCAGAGCAGAGCGTCAAGCTGCGCCGGCAGGTCATCCAGGTGGTGCTGAATGGCATGGAGTCCTACCAGGAGGTGACG GTGCAGCGGAACTGCTGTCTGACCCTCTGCAACTTCAGCATCCCCGAGGAGCTGGAGTTCCAGTACCGCCGCGTGAACGAGCTCCTGCTTGGCATCCTCAGCCCCACCCGCCAGGACGAGTCGATCCAGCGTATCGCTGTGCACTTGTGCAATGCCCTCGTCTGCCAGGTGGACAATGATCACAAGGAGGCTGTGGGCAAGATGGGCTTCGTCGTG ACCATGTTGAAGCTGATCCAGAAGAAGCTGCTGGACAAGACG TGTGACCAGGTCATGGAGTTCTCCTGGAGCGCTCTGTGGAACATCACGGATGAGACTCCAGACAACTGTGAGATGTTCCTTAACTTCAACGGCATGAAGCTCTTTCTCGACTGCCTGAAG GAGTTCCCAGAGAAGCAGGAGCTACACCGGAACATGCTCGGGCTCTTGGGGAATGTGGCAGAGGTGAAGGGGCTGCGGCCTCAGCTGATGACCTCTCAGTTCATCAGCGTCTTCAG CAACCTGCTGGAAAGCAAGGCCGATGGCATTGAGGTTTCTTACAATGCCTGTGGTGTCCTATCCCACATCATGTTTGATGGGCCTGAAGCCTGGGGTGTCTGTGAACCCCAGCGGGCAGAGGTGGAGGAGCGTATGTGGGCGGCCATCCAGAGCTGGGATATCAACTCCCGAAGGAATATCAACTACAG GTCCTTTGAGCCGATCCTCCGCCTCCTTCCCCAGGGCATCTCTCCAGTCAGCCAGCACTGGGCCACCTGGGCCCTGTACAACCTCGTGTCTGTCTACC CTGACAAGTACTGCCCCCTGCTGATTAAGGAAGGCGGGATGCCCCTGCTGAGGGACTTGATCAAGATGGTTACTGCCCGGCAGGAAACCAAGGAGATGGCCCG CAAGGTGATTGAGCACTGCAGTAACTTTAGAGAGGAGAACATGGACACGTCCAGATAG
- the Zer1 gene encoding protein zer-1 homolog isoform X6, translated as MSSTRSCGSANDLVTIGVHSCPCGPLLPSPDMASDTPESLMALCTDFCLRNLDGTLGYLLDKETLRLHPDIFLPSEICDQLVNEYVELVSAACTFEPHETFFSLFSDPRSTRLTRIHLREDLVQDQDLEAIRKQDLVELYLTNCEKLSAKSLQTLRSFSHSLVSLSLFGCANIFYEEDNPGGCEDECLVNPTCQVLVKDFTFEGFSRLRFLNLGRMIDGIPVESLLRPLNSLTALDLSGIQTSDATFLTQWKDSLMSLVLYNMDLSDDHIRVIVQLHKLRHLDISRDRLSSYYKFKLTRKVLSLLVQKLGNLMSLDISGHMILENCSISKTDEEAGQTSTEPSKSSIMPFRALKRPLQFLGLFETSLCRLTHIPAYKVSGDKNEEQVLNAIEAYTEHRPEITSRAINLLFDIARIERCNQLLRALKLVITALKCHKYDKNIQVTGSAALFYLTNSEYRSEQSVKLRRQVIQVVLNGMESYQEVTVQRNCCLTLCNFSIPEELEFQYRRVNELLLGILSPTRQDESIQRIAVHLCNALVCQVDNDHKEAVGKMGFVVTMLKLIQKKLLDKTCDQVMEFSWSALWNITDETPDNCEMFLNFNGMKLFLDCLKEFPEKQELHRNMLGLLGNVAEVKGLRPQLMTSQFISVFSNLLESKADGIEVSYNACGVLSHIMFDGPEAWGVCEPQRAEVEERMWAAIQSWDINSRRNINYRSFEPILRLLPQGISPVSQHWATWALYNLVSVYPDKYCPLLIKEGGMPLLRDLIKMVTARQETKEMARKVIEHCSNFREENMDTSR; from the exons atgtcATCTACTAGAA GCTGCGGCTCTGCCAATGATCTTGTGACTATTGGAGTCCATAGTTGCCCTTGTGGGCCCTTGCTGCCTTCTCCCGACATGGCGTCTGACACACCCGAGTCCCTCATGGCCCTCTGTACTGACTTCTGTCTCCGGAATCTCGATGGCACCCTGGGCTACCTGCTGGACAAGGAGACCCTGCGGCTGCATCCAGACATCTTCTTGCCTAGTGAAATCTGTGACCAGCTGGTCAATGA GTATGTGGAGCTGGTCAGTGCGGCCTGCACTTTCGAACCACATGAGACCTTCTTCAGCCTCTTCTCAGACCCCCGCAGCACGCGGCTCACTCGCATCCACCTCCGTGAGGACCTGGTGCAAGACCAGGACCTGGAAGCGATTCGAAAGCAG GACCTGGTGGAGCTGTACCTGACCAACTGCGAGAAGCTGTCCGCCAAGAGCCTGCAGACGCTGCGGAGCTTCAGCCACAGTCTGGTGTCCTTGAGCCTCTTCGGATGTGCCAACATCTTCTACGAGGAGGACAACCCGGGCGGCTGTGAGGATGAGTGCCTGGTCAACCCCACCTGCCAGGTGCTGGTCAAGGACTTCACCTTTGAGGGCTTCAGCCGCCTGCGCTTCCTCAACCTGGGCCGCATGATCGACGGCATCCCCGTGGAGTCACTGCTTCGGCCACTCAACTCCCTGACTGCCTTGGACCTCTCAGGCATCCAGACAAGCGACGCCACTTTCCTAACACAGTGGAAGGACAGTCTGATGTCCCTTGTGCTCTACAACATGGACCTTTCAGACGACCACATCCGTGTCATTGTCCAGCTGCACAAGCTGCG CCACCTGGACATCTCCCGAGACCGCCTCTCCAGCTACTACAAGTTCAAGCTGACTCGGAAGGTGCTCAGCCTCCTGGTGCAGAAGCTGGGGAATCTGATGTCACTAGACATCTCTGGTCACATGATCCTGGAGAACTGCAGCATCTCCAAGACAGATGAGGAGGCAGGGCAGACCAG CACCGAGCCATCCAAGAGCAGCATCATGCCTTTTCGGGCTCTGAAGAGGCCACTGCAGTTCCTTGGGCTCTTTGAGACCTCCTTGTGTCGTCTCACACACATTCCAGCCTACAAA GTAAGTGGTGACAAAAATGAAGAGCAGGTGCTGAACGCCATCGAGGCCTACACAGAGCACCGGCCTGAGATCACTTCCAGGGCCATCAACCTGCTGTTTGACATTGCACGCATTGAACGCTGCAACCAGCTTCTGCGCGCCCTGAAG CTGGTCATCACAGCCCTCAAGTGTCACAAGTATGACAAGAACATTCAAGTGACTGGCAGTGCCGCTCTCTTCTACCTGACCAACTCTGAGTACCGCTCAGAGCAGAGCGTCAAGCTGCGCCGGCAGGTCATCCAGGTGGTGCTGAATGGCATGGAGTCCTACCAGGAGGTGACG GTGCAGCGGAACTGCTGTCTGACCCTCTGCAACTTCAGCATCCCCGAGGAGCTGGAGTTCCAGTACCGCCGCGTGAACGAGCTCCTGCTTGGCATCCTCAGCCCCACCCGCCAGGACGAGTCGATCCAGCGTATCGCTGTGCACTTGTGCAATGCCCTCGTCTGCCAGGTGGACAATGATCACAAGGAGGCTGTGGGCAAGATGGGCTTCGTCGTG ACCATGTTGAAGCTGATCCAGAAGAAGCTGCTGGACAAGACG TGTGACCAGGTCATGGAGTTCTCCTGGAGCGCTCTGTGGAACATCACGGATGAGACTCCAGACAACTGTGAGATGTTCCTTAACTTCAACGGCATGAAGCTCTTTCTCGACTGCCTGAAG GAGTTCCCAGAGAAGCAGGAGCTACACCGGAACATGCTCGGGCTCTTGGGGAATGTGGCAGAGGTGAAGGGGCTGCGGCCTCAGCTGATGACCTCTCAGTTCATCAGCGTCTTCAG CAACCTGCTGGAAAGCAAGGCCGATGGCATTGAGGTTTCTTACAATGCCTGTGGTGTCCTATCCCACATCATGTTTGATGGGCCTGAAGCCTGGGGTGTCTGTGAACCCCAGCGGGCAGAGGTGGAGGAGCGTATGTGGGCGGCCATCCAGAGCTGGGATATCAACTCCCGAAGGAATATCAACTACAG GTCCTTTGAGCCGATCCTCCGCCTCCTTCCCCAGGGCATCTCTCCAGTCAGCCAGCACTGGGCCACCTGGGCCCTGTACAACCTCGTGTCTGTCTACC CTGACAAGTACTGCCCCCTGCTGATTAAGGAAGGCGGGATGCCCCTGCTGAGGGACTTGATCAAGATGGTTACTGCCCGGCAGGAAACCAAGGAGATGGCCCG CAAGGTGATTGAGCACTGCAGTAACTTTAGAGAGGAGAACATGGACACGTCCAGATAG
- the Zer1 gene encoding protein zer-1 homolog isoform X12 has translation MASDTPESLMALCTDFCLRNLDGTLGYLLDKETLRLHPDIFLPSEICDQLVNEYVELVSAACTFEPHETFFSLFSDPRSTRLTRIHLREDLVQDQDLEAIRKQDLVELYLTNCEKLSAKSLQTLRSFSHSLVSLSLFGCANIFYEEDNPGGCEDECLVNPTCQVLVKDFTFEGFSRLRFLNLGRMIDGIPVESLLRPLNSLTALDLSGIQTSDATFLTQWKDSLMSLVLYNMDLSDDHIRVIVQLHKLRHLDISRDRLSSYYKFKLTRKVLSLLVQKLGNLMSLDISGHMILENCSISKTDEEAGQTSTEPSKSSIMPFRALKRPLQFLGLFETSLCRLTHIPAYKVSGDKNEEQVLNAIEAYTEHRPEITSRAINLLFDIARIERCNQLLRALKLVITALKCHKYDKNIQVTGSAALFYLTNSEYRSEQSVKLRRQVIQVVLNGMESYQEVQRNCCLTLCNFSIPEELEFQYRRVNELLLGILSPTRQDESIQRIAVHLCNALVCQVDNDHKEAVGKMGFVVTMLKLIQKKLLDKTCDQVMEFSWSALWNITDETPDNCEMFLNFNGMKLFLDCLKEFPEKQELHRNMLGLLGNVAEVKGLRPQLMTSQFISVFSNLLESKADGIEVSYNACGVLSHIMFDGPEAWGVCEPQRAEVEERMWAAIQSWDINSRRNINYRSFEPILRLLPQGISPVSQHWATWALYNLVSVYPDKYCPLLIKEGGMPLLRDLIKMVTARQETKEMARKVIEHCSNFREENMDTSR, from the exons ATGGCGTCTGACACACCCGAGTCCCTCATGGCCCTCTGTACTGACTTCTGTCTCCGGAATCTCGATGGCACCCTGGGCTACCTGCTGGACAAGGAGACCCTGCGGCTGCATCCAGACATCTTCTTGCCTAGTGAAATCTGTGACCAGCTGGTCAATGA GTATGTGGAGCTGGTCAGTGCGGCCTGCACTTTCGAACCACATGAGACCTTCTTCAGCCTCTTCTCAGACCCCCGCAGCACGCGGCTCACTCGCATCCACCTCCGTGAGGACCTGGTGCAAGACCAGGACCTGGAAGCGATTCGAAAGCAG GACCTGGTGGAGCTGTACCTGACCAACTGCGAGAAGCTGTCCGCCAAGAGCCTGCAGACGCTGCGGAGCTTCAGCCACAGTCTGGTGTCCTTGAGCCTCTTCGGATGTGCCAACATCTTCTACGAGGAGGACAACCCGGGCGGCTGTGAGGATGAGTGCCTGGTCAACCCCACCTGCCAGGTGCTGGTCAAGGACTTCACCTTTGAGGGCTTCAGCCGCCTGCGCTTCCTCAACCTGGGCCGCATGATCGACGGCATCCCCGTGGAGTCACTGCTTCGGCCACTCAACTCCCTGACTGCCTTGGACCTCTCAGGCATCCAGACAAGCGACGCCACTTTCCTAACACAGTGGAAGGACAGTCTGATGTCCCTTGTGCTCTACAACATGGACCTTTCAGACGACCACATCCGTGTCATTGTCCAGCTGCACAAGCTGCG CCACCTGGACATCTCCCGAGACCGCCTCTCCAGCTACTACAAGTTCAAGCTGACTCGGAAGGTGCTCAGCCTCCTGGTGCAGAAGCTGGGGAATCTGATGTCACTAGACATCTCTGGTCACATGATCCTGGAGAACTGCAGCATCTCCAAGACAGATGAGGAGGCAGGGCAGACCAG CACCGAGCCATCCAAGAGCAGCATCATGCCTTTTCGGGCTCTGAAGAGGCCACTGCAGTTCCTTGGGCTCTTTGAGACCTCCTTGTGTCGTCTCACACACATTCCAGCCTACAAA GTAAGTGGTGACAAAAATGAAGAGCAGGTGCTGAACGCCATCGAGGCCTACACAGAGCACCGGCCTGAGATCACTTCCAGGGCCATCAACCTGCTGTTTGACATTGCACGCATTGAACGCTGCAACCAGCTTCTGCGCGCCCTGAAG CTGGTCATCACAGCCCTCAAGTGTCACAAGTATGACAAGAACATTCAAGTGACTGGCAGTGCCGCTCTCTTCTACCTGACCAACTCTGAGTACCGCTCAGAGCAGAGCGTCAAGCTGCGCCGGCAGGTCATCCAGGTGGTGCTGAATGGCATGGAGTCCTACCAGGAG GTGCAGCGGAACTGCTGTCTGACCCTCTGCAACTTCAGCATCCCCGAGGAGCTGGAGTTCCAGTACCGCCGCGTGAACGAGCTCCTGCTTGGCATCCTCAGCCCCACCCGCCAGGACGAGTCGATCCAGCGTATCGCTGTGCACTTGTGCAATGCCCTCGTCTGCCAGGTGGACAATGATCACAAGGAGGCTGTGGGCAAGATGGGCTTCGTCGTG ACCATGTTGAAGCTGATCCAGAAGAAGCTGCTGGACAAGACG TGTGACCAGGTCATGGAGTTCTCCTGGAGCGCTCTGTGGAACATCACGGATGAGACTCCAGACAACTGTGAGATGTTCCTTAACTTCAACGGCATGAAGCTCTTTCTCGACTGCCTGAAG GAGTTCCCAGAGAAGCAGGAGCTACACCGGAACATGCTCGGGCTCTTGGGGAATGTGGCAGAGGTGAAGGGGCTGCGGCCTCAGCTGATGACCTCTCAGTTCATCAGCGTCTTCAG CAACCTGCTGGAAAGCAAGGCCGATGGCATTGAGGTTTCTTACAATGCCTGTGGTGTCCTATCCCACATCATGTTTGATGGGCCTGAAGCCTGGGGTGTCTGTGAACCCCAGCGGGCAGAGGTGGAGGAGCGTATGTGGGCGGCCATCCAGAGCTGGGATATCAACTCCCGAAGGAATATCAACTACAG GTCCTTTGAGCCGATCCTCCGCCTCCTTCCCCAGGGCATCTCTCCAGTCAGCCAGCACTGGGCCACCTGGGCCCTGTACAACCTCGTGTCTGTCTACC CTGACAAGTACTGCCCCCTGCTGATTAAGGAAGGCGGGATGCCCCTGCTGAGGGACTTGATCAAGATGGTTACTGCCCGGCAGGAAACCAAGGAGATGGCCCG CAAGGTGATTGAGCACTGCAGTAACTTTAGAGAGGAGAACATGGACACGTCCAGATAG